One Chitinophaga sp. H8 DNA window includes the following coding sequences:
- a CDS encoding carboxypeptidase-like regulatory domain-containing protein — MLRSIILGMACLFLLVSSAQAQNVITGNIRNSSTKEVIPAVSVSMREAPNGDYTNDQGNFRFSTRKSYPIVLIFSSVGYETKEITVSGPGAQRIELTPVSVLGKEVVVSASLFVQKKIESPVTIERISTKDIINSPQPSYYNILQGLKGVDVTTSSMLFTTVTTRGFNTSGNTNFTQIVDGMDNQAPGLNFPLGAIIGLTELDVDNLEVLSGASSALYGSRGLNGTLVMTGKDPFKYQGLSAQITQGVNHIKKGKSNDPLGPSPYYDWVVRWGKKVNDKFAFKMNVQYTQAKEWIASDTTDANGIGGPLINPNYKGVNMYGASTSLDLNQFLEGALAMEPALAPIINPLLESGSHYVARTGYPEYGYLSSDAKLFKANVELRYKIKPKLVAILSGTYGQGNAVYSNDTRYALTGFHLGQYRAELKAEHWFLRAYTSRENSGNTIIAMPTAQLINEAWKPSYDGNTGDGWYPQYTGALLQAMMEGKNYQEASVIARAFADQGMPAAGSPQFLHLKDSISSKPTSQGGTKFTDRSRLFNAEAQYNFSHLVKFAELIAGLNYRLYRLDSKGTLFPDTEGPIDVAEYSAYAHLTKKVIHDKLSLAAAFRYDKNTLFAKPRITTRASAVIEVNKESFIRFSYQNAYSFPSNIQSLQSTPVDYNSFASGGSDRLLNGVYQFDKYPAYTLQSVDSFRKTKNPADLKEFALNDIKPQSVDAFELGYSSLIANCVLIDVLGYYSTWKNFIGYVNVANTPGINDPEAFLDRSKYIQYNIAYNGAEKVNTYGYAASVSVDLSRHFLAKVNFSSDFLKNRNNSQVNNFNTPNYRFNIDFGNTGFGKKERFSFNTTFRYRPAYFYQIGFGSGTVPASAVIDAQVSYRLLQAHSTIKLGGINLTNEYYRNGFGSPAIGGMYYVSFAYNVF; from the coding sequence ATGTTAAGATCTATTATTTTAGGCATGGCTTGCCTGTTCCTGTTGGTCAGTAGTGCCCAGGCACAAAATGTAATAACGGGAAACATCCGTAACAGCAGTACCAAAGAAGTGATCCCTGCCGTGTCCGTTTCTATGCGGGAAGCCCCGAACGGAGACTATACCAATGACCAGGGCAATTTCAGATTCTCTACCCGTAAAAGCTATCCTATCGTCCTTATATTTTCCTCCGTTGGCTACGAAACAAAAGAAATCACCGTTTCCGGTCCTGGTGCACAGCGCATAGAACTTACGCCTGTATCCGTATTAGGAAAGGAAGTGGTGGTTTCGGCCAGCCTTTTTGTACAGAAAAAGATCGAGTCTCCCGTTACGATTGAAAGAATCAGCACCAAAGACATCATCAACTCTCCGCAGCCCAGTTATTACAATATCCTCCAGGGGCTGAAAGGGGTGGATGTCACCACTTCCAGTATGCTATTTACCACCGTTACCACCCGTGGTTTCAATACCAGTGGTAATACCAATTTCACGCAGATCGTAGACGGGATGGATAATCAGGCACCCGGCCTTAACTTTCCTTTGGGTGCCATTATCGGGTTAACAGAGCTGGATGTGGATAACCTGGAAGTACTTTCCGGAGCGTCTTCCGCATTATATGGCTCCCGGGGGCTGAATGGCACGCTGGTGATGACCGGCAAAGATCCATTCAAGTATCAGGGCTTAAGTGCCCAGATCACCCAGGGTGTGAACCATATTAAAAAAGGGAAGTCCAACGATCCTTTAGGCCCTTCCCCTTATTACGATTGGGTAGTGCGCTGGGGTAAAAAGGTGAACGACAAATTTGCTTTTAAAATGAATGTACAGTATACCCAGGCCAAAGAGTGGATCGCTTCAGACACCACCGATGCCAATGGCATTGGGGGGCCGCTGATCAACCCCAACTATAAAGGCGTGAACATGTATGGCGCCAGCACCAGCCTGGACCTCAACCAGTTCCTGGAAGGTGCTTTGGCAATGGAACCTGCGCTGGCCCCCATTATCAATCCTTTGCTGGAAAGTGGCAGCCACTACGTAGCCCGTACCGGGTATCCTGAATATGGGTACCTGAGCAGTGATGCCAAATTATTCAAAGCCAATGTAGAATTGCGGTACAAGATAAAGCCCAAGCTGGTAGCCATTCTTTCCGGCACTTACGGGCAGGGTAATGCAGTATATAGCAACGACACCCGTTATGCACTCACGGGGTTTCATCTGGGGCAATACCGGGCAGAGCTGAAAGCCGAGCATTGGTTTTTGCGGGCTTATACCAGCCGGGAAAACTCCGGCAATACCATTATTGCCATGCCTACTGCCCAGCTGATCAACGAAGCCTGGAAACCCAGTTATGATGGCAATACCGGTGATGGCTGGTATCCCCAATATACCGGCGCCCTGTTACAGGCCATGATGGAAGGTAAAAACTACCAGGAAGCCAGTGTAATAGCCAGGGCATTTGCCGATCAGGGTATGCCGGCTGCTGGTAGTCCGCAGTTCCTGCACCTGAAAGACAGTATTTCGAGTAAGCCCACTTCGCAGGGAGGCACTAAATTTACCGACAGGAGCAGGTTGTTCAATGCAGAAGCCCAGTACAATTTTTCCCACCTGGTAAAATTTGCGGAGCTGATTGCGGGACTGAACTACCGCCTGTACCGCCTGGATTCCAAAGGCACCCTTTTCCCGGATACAGAAGGTCCGATAGATGTAGCTGAATACAGTGCCTATGCGCACCTGACCAAAAAAGTAATCCATGACAAGCTGAGCCTGGCCGCCGCTTTCCGCTATGATAAGAATACCCTCTTTGCCAAACCCCGTATCACTACCCGGGCATCCGCAGTAATAGAGGTGAACAAAGAAAGCTTTATCCGCTTCTCCTATCAGAATGCCTATAGTTTTCCGTCCAATATACAGTCTCTCCAAAGCACCCCGGTGGACTATAACAGTTTTGCTTCCGGGGGCTCCGACCGCCTGCTCAACGGGGTATACCAGTTTGATAAATATCCCGCCTACACGTTGCAGAGCGTGGATTCTTTCCGGAAAACAAAAAACCCTGCTGATCTGAAAGAATTTGCCCTGAACGATATCAAGCCGCAGTCGGTAGATGCCTTTGAGCTGGGTTATTCTTCGCTGATCGCCAACTGTGTGCTGATCGATGTGCTGGGGTACTACTCTACCTGGAAAAACTTCATCGGTTATGTGAATGTGGCCAATACACCTGGTATCAATGATCCGGAAGCATTCCTGGACCGCAGCAAGTATATCCAGTATAACATTGCCTATAATGGCGCAGAAAAAGTAAATACCTATGGTTATGCTGCCAGTGTAAGTGTGGACCTGTCCCGTCATTTTCTGGCCAAGGTTAATTTCTCTTCCGATTTCCTGAAAAACCGGAATAACAGCCAGGTAAACAATTTTAATACCCCTAATTACCGTTTTAATATAGACTTTGGCAATACCGGCTTTGGCAAGAAGGAGCGATTCTCCTTTAACACCACTTTCCGTTATCGTCCGGCATATTTCTACCAGATAGGATTTGGCAGTGGTACCGTGCCAGCCTCCGCCGTGATAGATGCGCAGGTGAGCTATCGTTTACTGCAGGCACACTCCACGATCAAGCTGGGAGGGATTAACCTGACCAATGAGTATTACAGGAACGGATTTGGCAGCCCTGCCATTGGCGGGATGTACTACGTGAGCTTTGCGTACAATGTTTTCTAA
- a CDS encoding LytTR family DNA-binding domain-containing protein produces MKSFHTFPIIKYAARYPRFTLLDPVANRITLIIFCSVFSFLFMYIFLPFNINMWYEGEQFPLAGLFLIFTLCGVVVLTITQFLLMRFKWRRRLTNATYLFWLIGEILLVSLLVTVVNVSITTTFYFTWTEFINTLHYTGLILPLPYFIALLWFYTREKCARLNSLEKGQEIKEVTGCLLIRDEHDKPVLTLHAGKLLMMKAEDNYVHVFYISGNTICKELVRTSLKKLESYLAPDSFVRSHRSYLINITKVVLFKKNTKGHYLQLEGLDDMNIPVSASCLPTFQERFVPVS; encoded by the coding sequence ATGAAAAGCTTCCATACTTTCCCCATCATAAAGTATGCTGCCAGGTATCCCCGTTTTACGCTACTGGACCCCGTGGCCAACAGGATTACCCTGATCATTTTCTGCAGCGTGTTCAGCTTCCTGTTTATGTATATTTTTCTGCCCTTTAATATCAATATGTGGTATGAAGGGGAGCAATTTCCGCTGGCAGGTCTGTTTCTTATTTTTACTTTATGCGGAGTGGTGGTATTGACTATTACCCAGTTTCTGCTCATGCGGTTTAAATGGCGGCGCCGGCTCACCAATGCCACCTACCTGTTCTGGCTGATAGGAGAAATACTCCTGGTATCCCTGCTGGTTACCGTAGTAAATGTATCCATTACCACTACTTTCTATTTTACGTGGACAGAGTTCATCAATACCCTGCATTATACCGGGCTGATTTTACCCCTGCCTTATTTTATTGCCCTTTTATGGTTTTATACCCGGGAAAAATGTGCCCGGTTGAACAGCCTGGAAAAAGGGCAGGAAATAAAGGAGGTAACCGGTTGTTTATTGATCCGGGACGAACATGACAAACCTGTTTTAACCCTGCATGCCGGAAAATTGCTGATGATGAAGGCAGAGGATAACTATGTACATGTTTTTTATATTTCCGGCAACACCATCTGTAAGGAACTGGTCAGAACTTCCCTGAAGAAACTGGAAAGTTATCTGGCGCCGGACAGTTTTGTACGATCGCACCGATCGTATCTGATCAATATTACCAAAGTGGTACTTTTTAAGAAAAATACAAAAGGTCATTACCTGCAATTGGAAGGATTGGATGACATGAATATTCCGGTATCGGCCTCGTGCCTCCCCACCTTTCAGGAACGATTCGTCCCCGTGAGCTGA
- a CDS encoding RNA polymerase sigma factor, with amino-acid sequence MLRYSALDEKELMCRLREHDEVAFTEIYSRYWKMLFGIAYNRLKDMATAEDIVHDVLTLVWQKRLELAPDNLPAYLAAAVKFSVLAHLRKKMSARNYILQSTAEITTTPHPDVVLHHKRILQMVREEVEKLPEKCRLIFKDSREQGLTTAEIAEKFNISGKTVENQLNKALRHLKSSFRSLFLLLLLLFFQP; translated from the coding sequence ATGTTAAGATACAGTGCACTTGATGAAAAAGAACTGATGTGCAGGTTAAGAGAGCACGATGAAGTAGCCTTTACTGAAATCTATTCCAGGTATTGGAAAATGCTTTTTGGGATCGCTTATAACCGTCTGAAAGATATGGCTACCGCAGAAGATATTGTACATGATGTGCTGACGCTGGTATGGCAGAAACGGTTGGAGCTGGCGCCGGACAATCTCCCGGCATACCTGGCAGCTGCGGTAAAGTTTTCCGTCCTGGCACATCTCAGAAAAAAAATGTCTGCCCGCAATTACATCCTGCAAAGTACTGCTGAAATAACCACCACTCCTCACCCCGATGTGGTACTGCATCATAAACGTATTCTCCAGATGGTAAGGGAAGAAGTGGAAAAATTACCGGAGAAATGCCGCCTGATATTTAAAGATAGCCGCGAACAGGGACTCACTACTGCAGAAATCGCTGAAAAGTTCAATATCTCCGGCAAAACAGTGGAAAACCAGCTGAATAAGGCGCTCCGCCACCTCAAATCCTCTTTCAGAAGCCTGTTCCTCCTCCTGCTGCTCCTGTTCTTTCAACCATAA
- a CDS encoding FecR family protein has translation MTFSDEFKKAVANYLDGTATPEQSRLVEAWYHAFNDEEVTIAADMPDAAGKLEERLRLRLEHMLGEDRTVPVVPVNARPVWKRIAVAAAVLVLVSLLGILWYTTFYQAVEMVVVKTGKGEIKTVQLPDGSRVWLNAMSELHYPATFDSKQRQVELTGEAFFDIAKQEHAGFRVLAGKLQTEVLGTSFNMKAYQQETDMSVVVLSGKVKVGNEQAGTAVLTAGSGIKYNTTTQKMQPVTVPAMDGMPWVAGKLSFEEESLENITAALSRWYGVTFEFKNPQLKYCNYTGHFPNDITLEKLLELFSTISHVRYEIKDGNSVILSGEECH, from the coding sequence ATGACGTTCTCAGATGAATTTAAAAAGGCGGTAGCAAACTACCTGGATGGCACTGCCACTCCCGAACAATCCCGTTTGGTGGAAGCATGGTACCACGCTTTTAATGATGAGGAGGTAACAATAGCGGCGGATATGCCGGATGCGGCCGGCAAACTGGAAGAACGCCTGCGCCTCCGGCTGGAGCACATGCTGGGGGAAGACCGGACAGTACCTGTAGTGCCTGTTAATGCCAGACCTGTATGGAAACGGATAGCAGTTGCTGCGGCCGTATTGGTATTGGTGAGTTTACTGGGCATATTATGGTACACCACTTTCTACCAGGCGGTTGAAATGGTGGTGGTGAAAACAGGGAAAGGGGAAATTAAAACGGTACAGCTGCCGGATGGTTCCCGGGTATGGCTCAATGCGATGAGTGAATTACACTACCCTGCAACTTTTGACAGTAAGCAACGCCAGGTGGAGCTGACAGGGGAGGCCTTCTTTGATATTGCAAAACAGGAACATGCAGGATTCCGTGTGCTGGCAGGAAAACTGCAGACAGAAGTGCTGGGCACCTCTTTTAATATGAAAGCCTATCAGCAGGAAACAGACATGTCGGTAGTAGTGCTGAGTGGCAAAGTAAAAGTAGGGAATGAGCAGGCGGGTACTGCTGTACTTACAGCCGGCAGCGGTATAAAATATAATACCACTACTCAAAAGATGCAGCCGGTAACTGTGCCGGCAATGGATGGTATGCCCTGGGTAGCAGGTAAACTCAGCTTTGAAGAAGAATCCCTGGAAAATATTACAGCAGCATTGTCACGCTGGTACGGGGTTACGTTTGAATTTAAAAATCCACAACTAAAATATTGCAACTACACCGGACATTTTCCCAATGATATAACATTAGAAAAACTGTTAGAACTATTCAGTACCATTAGTCATGTGCGTTATGAAATAAAGGATGGCAATAGCGTGATATTATCAGGAGAAGAGTGCCACTAA
- a CDS encoding SusC/RagA family TonB-linked outer membrane protein yields MKLSGLTLGLMFASICCLQARHVHSQSLAETKVTLRLEGATLKAAFTAIESQSVFRFMYNSDQINGQLPVTYTANQKTLQLVLNDILGRNKYRYQLKDNFILVTADAAPGPRTTEPVSTVQQLVTITGKVKDENEQPVPGVTVLLKGSTTATITDEKGTYTLRVPDAKGTLVFSMIGFTTQEIPVDNKLVIDVQLKGASSSLNEVIVVGMNNKQSKRSVTGAIATIQTKELKQSPVANLSNALAGRLPGLITVQTTGEPGQDAASLYIRGIGTYGNSSPLVVIDGLPRSAANFSQLDANEIESVTILKDASSSALYGIQGANGVIVVTTRRGNANQKPSISFTVQQAVQQPIRLPKMMETYDQALYYNEFDANSNLQPRFSPEALEVIKEGSNPYAYPNVNWFKTILKDYSSQSQYNLNISGGSNAIRYFVSGSFINQGTLLQHQDQFFDNYGVKSKFGRYNFRSNVDMDVTSMLKVQVDLAGRLEERTGPGPGFSYIFEDIAGRSQMAQPVFNPDGTLGAGSATELPYRQNPYGMITKSGYYSNYTNVMYGTLSARHTLDFITPGLSAQLFFSFENNNNRSTSRSQNFDSYWYRGLDEDGDPIYQPHTVASRLSTSGSSNIERYNYLDFRINYTRNWGKSAVTAQVLGNRTLRAINDELPFAYQGVSGRATYAYNQRYFAEVNIGYNGSENFAKGRRYGIFPAFSAGWVLSEENFLKGTDWLKYLKLRGSHGIAGNDKSFTNARWVFITDYAPGGGYQFGVSPSGVGGYNENKVGNMYVTWERAAKSNIGIDVSLFRNEAIQFTFDIFRERRTNILTSPGDVPGFVAITNMAPRNSGVVNNQGFETELRFNKLIGKVRVFTNVQLTYARNKVLENDQPRPAFPYQDLKGYEVGYQLGYKALGLFQSEDEIKNSAKQNFSSKLIPGDVKYLDVNNDGVINAFDRVPIQIQNIPRYMGGLSLGASYKGLDISMLFNGALGGTSSFWHYSGSLLQLQRWTPENTNTRIPVAHRSDNNGILSDLLVQKTDYLKLRNTEIGYEFPAKILAPVRVKYLRIYVNGQNLAVWDKLLLKDRDPETAASLTYPLQRIMNVGASLRF; encoded by the coding sequence ATGAAACTTTCAGGGCTTACGCTGGGTCTCATGTTTGCTTCCATATGCTGCTTGCAGGCCAGGCATGTTCACAGCCAGTCGCTGGCCGAAACAAAAGTGACGCTCCGGCTGGAAGGGGCCACTTTGAAGGCCGCTTTTACAGCTATTGAGTCACAGTCTGTTTTCAGGTTTATGTACAATTCTGACCAGATCAACGGGCAGCTGCCTGTAACATACACCGCTAATCAAAAAACGCTGCAGCTGGTGCTGAATGATATACTGGGCCGGAATAAATACCGGTACCAGTTAAAGGATAATTTTATCCTGGTTACGGCGGATGCTGCTCCCGGCCCACGTACAACGGAGCCTGTGTCAACAGTACAGCAGCTGGTGACCATTACGGGAAAGGTAAAGGATGAAAATGAACAGCCGGTACCTGGGGTAACAGTACTGCTCAAAGGCTCCACCACTGCTACCATCACGGATGAAAAAGGGACCTATACCCTGCGCGTGCCCGATGCTAAAGGAACACTGGTATTCAGCATGATCGGTTTTACTACACAGGAAATACCTGTTGATAATAAACTGGTGATTGATGTACAGCTCAAAGGTGCTTCCAGCTCCCTCAATGAGGTGATCGTGGTGGGGATGAATAATAAACAATCCAAAAGATCAGTTACAGGTGCCATTGCTACCATACAAACCAAAGAGCTGAAACAAAGTCCGGTGGCCAACCTGAGCAATGCGCTGGCCGGCCGCCTGCCCGGATTGATTACCGTGCAAACTACCGGTGAACCCGGACAGGATGCTGCGAGCCTCTATATCCGGGGGATCGGTACCTATGGTAATTCCTCTCCGCTGGTGGTGATCGATGGCTTGCCCAGGTCAGCGGCCAACTTTAGTCAGCTGGATGCTAATGAAATTGAATCCGTGACCATCCTGAAAGATGCTTCCTCCTCCGCATTATATGGTATTCAGGGGGCCAACGGCGTAATCGTTGTGACTACCCGCCGCGGTAATGCTAACCAGAAACCCAGTATCAGTTTTACCGTTCAGCAGGCGGTACAGCAACCTATCCGGCTGCCTAAGATGATGGAAACCTACGATCAGGCGCTCTACTATAATGAGTTTGATGCCAACTCCAATCTGCAACCCCGGTTTAGCCCGGAAGCATTGGAGGTGATCAAAGAAGGGAGTAACCCTTACGCCTATCCCAACGTTAACTGGTTTAAAACCATCCTGAAAGATTATTCCAGCCAAAGCCAGTATAACCTGAATATCTCCGGCGGGTCTAATGCGATCCGGTATTTTGTATCCGGAAGTTTTATTAACCAGGGTACATTGCTCCAGCACCAGGACCAGTTCTTTGATAACTATGGGGTGAAAAGCAAATTCGGCAGATATAACTTCAGGTCTAATGTGGATATGGATGTTACCTCTATGCTCAAAGTACAGGTAGACCTTGCCGGACGCCTGGAGGAAAGGACCGGCCCCGGCCCGGGATTCTCCTATATCTTTGAAGATATTGCCGGCAGATCCCAGATGGCACAGCCCGTATTTAATCCCGATGGTACTCTGGGGGCGGGTAGTGCTACCGAACTGCCTTACCGCCAGAACCCCTACGGCATGATCACCAAAAGCGGGTATTATTCCAACTACACCAATGTAATGTATGGTACCTTATCGGCCAGGCATACACTGGATTTTATTACTCCGGGATTAAGTGCGCAGCTCTTCTTCAGCTTTGAAAATAATAACAACAGGTCTACTTCCCGTTCCCAGAATTTTGATTCTTACTGGTACCGCGGGCTGGACGAAGATGGTGATCCTATCTATCAGCCACATACTGTGGCTTCCAGGCTCTCCACCTCAGGGTCCAGTAATATTGAAAGATATAATTATCTCGATTTCAGGATCAATTATACCCGTAACTGGGGCAAAAGTGCGGTGACTGCACAAGTACTGGGCAACAGGACTTTGCGTGCCATCAATGATGAACTGCCCTTTGCCTATCAGGGTGTGAGCGGACGTGCTACCTACGCTTACAACCAACGCTACTTCGCGGAAGTGAACATCGGATATAATGGTTCTGAAAATTTTGCGAAAGGAAGGCGCTATGGTATTTTCCCGGCTTTCTCCGCAGGATGGGTGCTCTCTGAAGAAAACTTCCTGAAAGGGACAGACTGGCTAAAATACCTGAAACTCCGCGGCTCCCACGGTATTGCCGGAAATGATAAAAGCTTTACCAATGCCAGATGGGTGTTTATTACAGACTATGCACCGGGTGGCGGATACCAGTTTGGCGTATCACCGTCAGGGGTAGGTGGATATAATGAGAACAAGGTGGGGAATATGTATGTTACCTGGGAACGTGCTGCCAAAAGTAATATAGGGATCGACGTTTCCCTGTTTAGAAATGAAGCCATTCAATTCACCTTCGACATTTTCCGGGAAAGGCGTACCAACATCCTCACCTCTCCGGGCGATGTGCCGGGCTTTGTGGCCATCACTAATATGGCCCCCAGAAACAGTGGTGTTGTCAACAACCAGGGTTTTGAAACTGAACTGCGCTTTAATAAGCTCATCGGAAAGGTCAGGGTCTTCACCAATGTTCAACTTACCTACGCCCGGAACAAAGTACTGGAAAATGATCAGCCCCGGCCCGCTTTCCCCTACCAGGACCTGAAAGGATATGAAGTGGGATACCAGCTGGGATATAAGGCACTGGGGCTTTTCCAGAGTGAAGATGAAATCAAAAACAGCGCTAAACAAAACTTCAGCAGTAAGCTGATACCGGGAGATGTAAAATACCTGGACGTGAATAATGATGGCGTGATCAATGCATTTGATAGGGTACCCATCCAGATCCAGAATATTCCGCGCTATATGGGCGGGCTTTCTTTGGGTGCTTCGTACAAAGGGCTTGATATCAGTATGCTGTTCAATGGTGCATTGGGTGGTACCAGCTCGTTCTGGCATTACAGTGGCAGCCTGTTGCAGTTGCAACGCTGGACACCTGAAAACACCAATACTCGGATACCGGTAGCCCACCGTTCTGACAACAACGGTATACTATCTGACCTGCTGGTGCAAAAAACGGATTATCTCAAACTGCGTAATACTGAAATAGGCTATGAATTTCCGGCAAAAATATTAGCGCCTGTAAGGGTGAAATATTTACGGATCTATGTAAATGGACAGAACCTGGCCGTATGGGATAAACTGCTGTTGAAAGACAGGGATCCCGAAACAGCGGCAAGCTTAACTTATCCATTACAAAGAATTATGAACGTGGGCGCCAGCTTAAGATTCTGA
- a CDS encoding RagB/SusD family nutrient uptake outer membrane protein, with protein sequence MKKQFIYPVYMVLTLAALWLSGCKKDYLERTPSDYISEEEVFRNIENAQAFLNNAYNALPDWLYPSDGGNYNIGAGTDEMVHQWFHARTARDFNSGNWNPANFPLQNVYTDCYSAIRRINIFLKNFDLIPEEVGTGVGNRKNRLKGEAYGLRAFYYFELFKMWGGVPLLDHALSPAGENIYLPRNTEEEVISFIKKDIEEAIALLPAKHDDSQLGRFTATAAKALLSKVTLYYASSLWNPGNDAARWEAAAIAAKDAISYAEKNGYIISLGEVGQKKAYERIFLELNNPEVLFCKNTYMSSYWDFYASSLGCGGWYGDSPLQEMVDDYETATGLSIKDPAAHYNNQDPYINRDPRFYQSILFHGAQWQGRKINVAPGGLDRDMDRQRTNYFVRKYIQEGHNLFTDVGSIYRRFSIYRLGELYLNYAEAWNERYGPDNTVYDAVNKLRNRAGMPDLPGGLSKEIMRERIRHERRIELAFEGHRFWDVRRWKIAEQVDNGEVHGVNVSTAGVFTYPVYETRVFDKKKHYVFPIPQSELDKNQNMKQNPGWE encoded by the coding sequence ATGAAGAAGCAATTTATTTATCCGGTTTATATGGTCCTGACGCTGGCAGCTTTATGGCTGTCTGGCTGTAAGAAAGATTATCTGGAAAGAACACCCAGCGATTATATCAGTGAAGAAGAGGTGTTCCGTAATATAGAAAATGCACAGGCTTTCCTCAACAATGCATATAATGCATTGCCCGATTGGCTGTATCCCAGCGATGGTGGTAATTATAATATTGGGGCAGGTACAGATGAAATGGTGCACCAGTGGTTTCATGCCAGAACAGCCCGGGATTTTAATTCCGGCAACTGGAACCCGGCTAATTTCCCCTTACAGAACGTATACACGGATTGTTACAGCGCGATCCGCCGTATTAATATCTTCCTGAAAAATTTTGATCTGATACCGGAAGAAGTAGGTACGGGTGTAGGAAACAGGAAAAACAGGCTGAAAGGAGAGGCGTATGGACTGCGTGCATTTTACTATTTTGAATTATTTAAAATGTGGGGTGGCGTACCTCTCCTGGACCATGCTTTATCACCTGCTGGTGAAAACATTTACCTGCCCAGGAATACAGAAGAGGAAGTGATCAGCTTTATCAAAAAGGATATCGAAGAAGCCATTGCACTATTACCTGCCAAGCATGATGATAGCCAGCTGGGCCGTTTTACAGCTACTGCTGCTAAAGCGCTGCTGTCAAAAGTAACCCTCTATTATGCCAGTAGCCTGTGGAATCCTGGTAATGATGCGGCACGCTGGGAAGCCGCAGCCATAGCTGCGAAAGACGCGATCAGCTATGCGGAAAAAAATGGATATATCATCTCCCTGGGAGAAGTAGGCCAGAAAAAAGCATATGAACGTATTTTCCTGGAGCTTAATAACCCTGAAGTGCTTTTCTGTAAAAATACTTACATGAGCAGCTACTGGGATTTTTATGCTTCTTCCCTGGGCTGTGGCGGCTGGTACGGAGATAGCCCTCTGCAGGAAATGGTGGATGACTATGAAACCGCAACGGGGCTTTCCATTAAAGATCCTGCTGCCCATTATAATAACCAGGACCCTTATATAAACAGGGATCCCCGCTTTTACCAGAGTATCCTCTTTCACGGAGCCCAGTGGCAGGGAAGGAAAATCAATGTGGCACCCGGTGGGCTGGACAGGGATATGGACCGGCAGCGTACCAACTATTTTGTACGTAAATATATCCAGGAAGGCCACAACCTTTTTACAGATGTTGGATCTATCTACCGCCGGTTTTCCATTTACCGTCTGGGCGAATTGTACCTTAACTATGCAGAGGCCTGGAATGAAAGATATGGTCCGGATAATACCGTGTATGATGCGGTGAATAAACTCCGGAACAGAGCTGGTATGCCTGACCTGCCGGGGGGATTATCGAAAGAAATAATGCGCGAAAGAATACGCCATGAAAGAAGAATAGAACTGGCTTTCGAAGGCCACCGTTTCTGGGACGTTCGCCGCTGGAAAATTGCGGAACAGGTGGATAATGGGGAGGTACATGGTGTAAATGTAAGTACTGCCGGCGTATTCACCTATCCTGTATACGAAACAAGGGTATTCGATAAAAAGAAACATTACGTGTTCCCTATCCCGCAAAGTGAACTGGACAAAAATCAAAATATGAAACAAAACCCCGGTTGGGAATAG